A segment of the Bradyrhizobium sp. CCBAU 53340 genome:
CTCCGGATCGTCTGGTTTGGCGATATGAGTGCTTGGACTGGGTTGCTCTGTAGCAATAGTGGACCATATGCGGTCCTCGACGAGGTGCATTTAAAACATCCTATGGAGCAGGAGCGATCGAGTGGCCCATCCAACAAGTATCGGGAGCCTGCGATACATTTAGCGAGCGGGGCATGCTTCCATCGGCCACAGCCGAAAATATTTTGTCGGACGTAACCGACCTTCAATGCTTCGACCGAGGGGATGTGCTTCTCGCCCTCACTTCGTTCGGGCGAGCCTTCGGACCACAGGTAAGTTCGTTTGGTAGCTTTACGAAGCCTATTTTTATGTGCGGTTACGGAGGAGGTCATCACTTTGCCTTGCCGGCAAAATGATCCGTGCGTTTAGCGGCATCGGCATCATCGGACCAGAGGAACCACTCTCGTGGTCGGGGCCGGCAGTGCGGTGAGCCCCGTTACTCCTCTGCTTGTCTGCGCAGGGTCTCGGCAAGACCGGTCCGACGATCGTGCCACCCTTGACGGTCCAAAGCTTTCCCGTCTCTCGTCAGGCTTGGTTTAGCGACCGTTGCCTGCTTGGGTCGTTCATTTCCAGGAGTGGACCGGACGATGAGTCCAGGGCTCCGACCGGTGTCCCAGCCCACCGGGTTTCCGCAAGTACTCTTGCTCAGAGGTCGCGGTTCTAAGCCATGCTGGAATGTCCGATTACTTATCTGCGGACGGTCTTCTTCCCAGCTCCTCAAAACGGTGCGAGTTGTGAGCTAGGGGTTCGAGACACCTGCTGAGTTCATAAGGTGCGCGTCCGCAGTCCAACGGGGAGCAACGGACGGGCTAACTGATAAGCCGCTATCTACAGTCGAAACGGATGAGCAGAAGCGTCAAAATGATCTTTTCGACGAACTGGACGCGCAAGGCCAAGTACGATTGCGAAGGGAATCCGCTGCTCGGGTCCGCAGAAGAGCGGAAGGCATCGATGATCCTGAGGAAGGGAGATACTCGTCTTCGAACAAAACGACACCAAAGAGCCGACAGTGACGACACTGAAACGCATGAGCGATTGATTGAGCGGCGTGGCTGGCGAGCGTTACGTATAGGTAACCCGTCAACGGGCTGGTGCCGTTGGACAACGAAGGAACACGACCGTAGATTCACGGTCTACGACGCGCGTTGGAATCGATATTATCGGGCCGTGCAACCTATCCGATTCGCTTCATCATGCGCCGCCCTCGCTATGGATCCCTTGTCGAGAAAGCGACCCAAGCCGCCGTTGCGGCAATCGAGGTCTACAACAAACCCGGATTCAAGTACCGGGAGGAAACCTTTTCGATCCTGATGCTGAATGCGTGGGAGCTTCTGCTTAAGGCGCGCATCCTCAAGGCTAACCGGAACAAGCTCCGCTCTATCGAGGTATGGGAGCCGAGGATCACGAAGACAGGTAGCGGTAAGAGGCTAGCCCCGAAAAAGAACCGGGCCGGCAACACGATGACTATCGGCGTGCTGCCAGGGGCGAACATCGTGAGGCAGTACGCGCAGGATTCGATTGATGACCACGCTATCGAGAACATCTCGCTCCTGATGGAGATCAGGGACAACGCGATCCACTTCCACAACGTGAGCCGGGACCTGCATAAGAGGGTGCAGGAGGTCGGAGCCGCGGCGCTGCGCAACTTCGCTTTCGCTGCAAGGAAATGGTTTAATTGCGACCTGTCCCAGTATCAGTTCGCGCTGATGCCCGTCGCCTTCGAGACACCGGCTGGAGTCATACAGACGGTCTTCAATGATGACACCAAAGGCGCCGCTGGCAAGCTCGCAAAGCTGTTGGCTGATCAGGAGCGGAAATTCCCCTTCGAGGCTGCTAAGCCCTTCAATGTCGGCGTGGAGGTCGAGCTGAAGTTCGTCCGGAACGCCAACGCGCAGGCGATACCGGTCATCGTCTCCCCCAACGATCCCAATGCCATTCGGGTGACGTTGAGCGAGGAGGACATGCTGAAGCGCTACCCCTGGGACTACCGGACGCTTTGCAAGGCGCTACGGAAGACACCCAACTTCAAAGAGAACGAGAGATTTCATAAGCTGCGCAGACCCCTTGAGGACGATCCGCGGCTTTGTCGCGTTCGTCTCCTCGATCCAAGGAACAAGAAAAGCTCAAAGCAGCGATTTTACAGCCCGGCCATCCTCGACGAGATTGTGAAGCACTATGTTTGAGCGGCTGCGGCGTGATCAAACAATATGTTTCGAGAAATGCGGTCCGTCTTCAGCATGCGTCGGATAAGCGTCCGGACGTTCTTCGCGCCGCGCCAACTCCGAATCGGA
Coding sequences within it:
- a CDS encoding DUF3644 domain-containing protein, coding for MRRPRYGSLVEKATQAAVAAIEVYNKPGFKYREETFSILMLNAWELLLKARILKANRNKLRSIEVWEPRITKTGSGKRLAPKKNRAGNTMTIGVLPGANIVRQYAQDSIDDHAIENISLLMEIRDNAIHFHNVSRDLHKRVQEVGAAALRNFAFAARKWFNCDLSQYQFALMPVAFETPAGVIQTVFNDDTKGAAGKLAKLLADQERKFPFEAAKPFNVGVEVELKFVRNANAQAIPVIVSPNDPNAIRVTLSEEDMLKRYPWDYRTLCKALRKTPNFKENERFHKLRRPLEDDPRLCRVRLLDPRNKKSSKQRFYSPAILDEIVKHYV